TTTCAAAATATGAATTTCAACATGAATTTCAAAATATACTGACTTCTTGTAAAAGTATGAATATGCAGTCTGTTAAAACGACTAATATTTTTCTCCTAGGGGAATGGCCATGAGAGAGATTTCATGAATGACAACAGAGTGTATATTATGGATGTCTACAACAGATACATTTATCCTGGAGATGGATTTGCCAAACGTAAGTAAGGTATAGAATTTTAAAGGATATAGGGTTTGTGTTAGTAGAAGGTTTGTGTCAGTAGAAGACTGttgctgaatatttattttaagcTATTGTGCTGTCCATCTCGTCTGAGTAGTTTATCCAGGAATTGAAGTGAAATCATTCTTTCGTTGTAGTGTGCTTTGTAGTCTGGGTGACTTTGTGTGTACACTtcggagataattttcaaaagaatttccatgcataaaacagtttatttgaaaattgctacttttatatgcgtgacccctttgaaaattcactcctttgcTTTTATCACTGTGCAAGCTCATCTTCCCCATTCTCCTCCTCAATTTTTTGCAGGATATTATTGGGTAATATTTTTTAATGACTCCTTTAATGCCAGTCTATATTTTCTGTATAAATTCTgtcttattatatttttttatctgtGTAAAAGCTTTAGGGATACATTTATGTGAAGAATACCGTATACAGTAAAACAGAGTTGAATTAAGAAGAAACAGAATGCCAGCTTGGTGGATCACTTGCAGTCCTGTGCACTGCCATTTGGAGGCACCAGGGTTTGATTCCTAGCTCAGATCTTCCACTCCCTGGGTTCATTAGGATGGGGGTTGTTCTGGAGATAGCGTTCACAGTGCCTGTTGGGGAGGAAGTTggtcattgcacaatggtgacgCCCGTTGACCAGATTTATAGCCACAGATTGCAGGGTTTCAGAAAGTGTCCTGATGCATGGGCCCTGGCTAAGGACTGGTGGTACAATGATTGGGCTAAAGCTGTTggagaggggatataaaatagggggaaagtTCCcaggtaaatgcaaataaaagacTGATGGCGCCAGATCCCAACCCTAGTTCCGACTGacctgaaagcccaaaggagcaggaggaaattgctggcCAAAGTCCTCAGTTTGTTCAGTGACACAGAATAATTTTTTCGATATACCTATTTCTAGCCGAGACTGAAATTTGAAAGATTTGTAGCTAGTAGGAGGATGTAAGGTTGACTCTGGGAATACATTCCAAGCAGTCATTGTGTGATTTAATATTCTGTAGCAACATGTAACTCAGAACATTTTTCAAATTATCAGGTTAAGTCacactgtgtatgtgtggccaGCTGTGGTAATAGATTGTTATAATGCTGATAATGTGCCATACAGTGACTTGCTAATGAATCATGTGGTATTTTATATCATATATCAGTCACATTACTGCATTACCTTTGCTGATAATGTGGTAAAGAAATTAAAGCCAGGGAAGTGCTTACTACATTGGTATTGATGTAAGTCCCATGACATCTTCCAAACAAACTAAAAATTATGGCTGCCAATTGGTAGGAGTGTTTATTCCTTGTTTTATCATCTGAGTACCTTCCTCTATAATTTCAAAAGGAACgttttgttaacttttttttttttgttttcatgctGCTGGGTGGCTGGGTTCACTTGTGGATATGGGATTTTTAGTTCTATATGTTTTGAATATGTTTATTTTAtccattctgttttattttgatttgattatATGTACTACTTATCATTGTTTGATTTATATATACATCTGTGTGAGCCTCTGGGATAAGCGATTTAATGAAATGTGAAGAAGTAAATAAACAGAATCcagaaagaaatgtaaaataaaatttgcatattaAGGTAACCACTGGGTCATAAATGTCTGGTTGTTATAGACAGGTGATACTATAGCAAAGTTTTCTTGTATATGTGTAATATATAGAGAGATTTCATTTATTAAACTTGATTTCTCCGTCAACAAGCAGGTCTGAATTAGTCATGGCAAGCAGGTGATGTATTCCAGTGGTATAGGACAGACCATCTTTTTAACTCAGTAAAGCTTTTCCCACTGAACATGTACGGGGGAGATCCCGTGCACATATTGCTTTGCTGCAGTACGGACATGTACCCTCTTGGTCTCTTGAAATTATGTTGTCTATCAACTGAAGGGCCTCAATTTTCTCACATTTTTATTGCTGCTTAGGTAGCCCCTCTACACTAATTAGAGATGGGCagtcgtttgcaacgaaataagacataaagatatttcctatttcattgcatttctggGGTGGACCCGAAATGGCCCATCATTGCTCCAAACATGAAAACGTCATGAAAGGTTTTTGAGGTACCACTCCTAGCACATACACAGTCATTCTAAAAATCAGATATAGTCCGCTCACATTATACATCAgtcctgtaaaaaaaacaaaacaaaacccacaatTGCTGTTCTATACATCCCATTCTCATTACATCATGTTACACGATAATCCCATCATCCCTAGaaataaaaacttaaatttaTGATGATCAGTCCATAATTTTGCTCCGAATAAATAATTACCTCCTAGCTCAATAAAGTTAAGTAAATGCTTGCTCAAGGAGTCTGGTTTTCAACTTTTTCTTCTAAATATCAAGTAATTATCCCCTCTAGAAGGGGAAAAAGTATACACATACTTCTCCTTTAAAAGctggtgcaaagcccatgggtaaaagtacccatggactttgcatctgtgtgggtattttttttttttaattgcccccACAGTTAGGTAAGtgctaaaaataaataacctGAAAAATATCAAGTATACTTTAGCAGCTATTTATGCATAAAACAAGAATTGGAGAACATCTTCATTAGTTTAGCACCTTTATACTTACCTGTTTATATTACAGGTAAAACTGGGTGATAATTAAGGAATTTGAAACTATCTCAGTTGAGATACAGTGCATGGAACTTTcaaaacagcaggtgcaaatcagacacagacaaaaaaataatttctgtgtCTTTGGCATCAGTTATGTAAGTGTGAGTAAGCTCCTAAGCCTGCATTTCTTGATCTTCCCTTATGACTGTAACTTCATATTCTCAGCCCGTATTCAGTTTTGTTTCTGACTTAAGTACAAGCAAATATATTTAAGGATTTTAATTTGCCTTTGATATGATCAGATTCAAAAACATAGAGCCACAACTGTTCATGAAATCTCAGCTGTGAGGTAAAACATGAAAGTTGTCCTAGAGGATTACATAATTGTATTATCGCGGCAGCATTTTCACAATGAAGCAGATCCCATAGTCACCAAAGCATCTGTGACTGGAATTGGTTAACTTTCCAGGCATTACAAGAACTAAGGTACTGTACAGCTGGCCCTTAGTCTCTCTAATACCTTAGAAACCACTTGGTTTGCCGGATTTCCTCTCCCTGCTTGCACAGaaaccttttattttataaaatgctcttGATTCAAGTAGGCGTTTGCTTCtcatttgtgtttaaaaaaaaccagaaaaaccTAAAACAGTACTAGCAGTATTTAATTTTGATAATGTGGGTGGCAAATAGACCAATCATTAATATTCCTTCTTTTTGAACTGTATTAACATAGGAGGTATCAACATATACATTTTAGAAAGCATCACTTGTTAGGAATCTAAGAAAATCAGGGTATTACTATGCTAGTTTATATTACAAGCATCATACATATAGGGAGCAATTTTCACTTTTTGcccgcagactttgcaccaaattttaaaaggaaagtcACATGCactttcctttttgaaaactgctatgagTGCAGAGTATCTGCagattttgcacctgctttttgtgcagattGAAATTTTCAGTCAGTTTATATAGGTAAATCACTATTCATCTGtgaaaaatggctttgaaacttgTCCTTGTAAAATCTAAGTATAGTATGAATGACTAAAGAATGACTTGAAGAAAGAGGTATTGTATAATAAAACATAGAACCAAAAATCATGAAAACCAGAGAAATAAAATGTTAGGGCAAAATAAAAGGAATTGTACTAAAGGAATAAAcaagagaacaaaaaaaacaggCAACTGGATCTTTTTAAGCATCTAATGCTCTAAATTTAGTTAAATATAGTTATTGGTTTTTATAATGTTAGAACATTCAATTATAGTTGTATTATGCAGCTCATGGATGCATCTACTAAGTAAATATATATTAGATAATTATCTTGGATTGTTTGTTACTGGATTTGTTTTGCTTAAGCTATTGCATTTGTTAAATCTCATTTTTCGAAACTCATTTTTGAAGGTGCAATAAAACGTAAGATTGAATTGGACTGGGGCACAGAGGATTCGGAATATCTTCGGAAGGTAGAAGTGCATGTGGAGGGTGCACTAAATGAAATGAGACCAGATATCATCATTTACAATGCTGGCACAGATGTTTTAGATGGAGATCCACTTGGAGGCTTGGCTATTTCACCTCAGGTTAGTAAAACATCCATACAGTCCACAAAAATTCTGGGATAATAAATACTGGGTTCACCACTGAATCCTAGTTGGGTACACATGGATTAGCTAAGCATAGAGTTTTGAACTAATCACAGCATTCTAAGAAAGAGAGGATTGATAATGTAATTTCAGTTTTATAAGCTTTGTATATTTCCAAGTAAAAGACATTTCTGTTCTCCTGACATCTGAGTAAGAAAGGAACTTGGAGTGATTGTGTCCGGTGATCTGACAAGTGTGAGAAGGCAGTAACTGAAGGCAGAaagatactgggctgcatagagagagaggaatacctAGCAGAAAAAGGGACATGATAACGCCCTTATACagattcttggtgaggcctcacttaggggtcgattttaaaagacgcgctcagatgtccatgtgtgcgcagttcctGGTGCACGCgcatggatgtggctattttataacatgcgggcgtcggtgtgcgcatgttataaaatatgatttccacgcgcacatgcgtgccggattttaatattcaTTCGCGCATGTAGAAgtggaattttagaaaaatacatgtGGCGACGCGATCCGCATgttcccagttccctaaccctatccttcctccctcttcccctaaacctaccctagctatccccaGAAGTAAACTCCACGTGCCGGCTGGCTTCCAGCgcacgcgcttccccaggacagcgacTAATCAcgctgtcctccccccccccccacccccgttctacccttttcttcaggcccagcacttctgcgcatatcagGAGTTAggcgcgtggccgggccgttttAAAAATGCGCTCGGTActtgcagggcccggccacacggaTAACCCCTGGTATTTGTATGCGTGGGTTAGACtcctgtattcagttctggagaccgtttcgcaaaaaggatagacaggatggaaatgatccagaggaaggcgaccaaaatgggggggggggcctgtttcagaagacctacaaGGAGaagttgaaggatctaaatatgtaccctagaggagaggaggtgtagggaagatttgatacagaccttcagatatctgataGATACTAACAATTCACCAACTTCAAACTATTTACactggaaagaaaacagtaggactaggggtcatgatatgaaacgccagggaggaaaactcagaaccagtattaggaaatatttcttcacagagacagtggtgaatgcctggaatgctctcccagaagaggtgaagAAGACAATTTGGACAacaacagttaatgaattcaaaagggcatgggacaaacattgCAGATTCCTAAAGGCATagatggtgtaacatttctacatgggggtaacttgcacagagtggcagttactacccttaatagaacacatggggataatctgcataaAGCAGCAGTTTCAACCCTTAACGAACACATgagggaaacctgcacagagtggcacttactaccttaagcaaattgctgggcagactggataggccatctggtctttatctgtcattgttactatgttacttgAATCATAAACCCATCCAGGCAGATTGGGTGGGCTGTCACTACAACAGTCCACCTCAGACCTGGATTGCTGCCACCCCATGCTCCTTGAGCAGCTGATCAAGTACTGGGGGAGGTTGTAATGCATCTGTATACTCCTCCCAACTAATTTGCTGTAGTccagagcagtgtttcccaaccagtttGCCATGGCAccctggtgtgccttcagacttgATCAAGTATGCTACAAAAAAAGTCACCACTATCTGATGTTCAGATCCAGATCAGAATATGGGCTTGGTTTTCAGCATCTCGCAGCAAGAAAAAGCCTGAAATTCTTAAACATGCATGGGCTTCTTTTTGAGAATATGGATAGTCatgcatcctcctccttcctaACTATAtaatgagccctggagtgtgataattaatgggcagcatgaaGGATATGAATAGCTAGGACCCGCTTTGTGCAATACacactttattattatttattaggcTTTATATACCGCCTGTAAAAACAATTTTAACCAAGCAGTTTATACTAAAATAAAACCCATTCATGATCATATCGTAATtacatataaaacaatcataacgtCATAAAATCAAATCATAAGTATATGTCACACAAAGTACCACAGGATCTGGCAACAATataaaacaccaccaccaaaattaaCTGGTAAAAACTTGTTGGAATATTGCACACAGCACCTTCTCATCTTCCTTCTCTTTAGCTTCCTCCTTTGAGactgttcagcctctgtcttatccccggGCTGACTTACTCTAAGTGTTCTGAACAGCAGCAGTAGAGGAAgtgtggcagccaaggtaactaacaaAGCCACTTGCTTGCATCAtactgacttctcccttctcctgcacttgtatatagagggagctggtccattgtgACAGGTACATGTACATCtctgcctcttctcttcctttgttttaaaatttgtatgaGGGAATGATGGCGctttttcagtgcttccctagctctttttttttgtccttatAAATCCTCTCCATGTCTGTAATGCCTATTTCACAGCcattggtgtgccacacaacatttttgttcatATAGATGTGCCTTGGACTCGAAACGTTTGGGAAACATTGGTCCAGAGGGACTCCCCAACTCAGTTGGGCTTCGACCAGCTGGCCTGGAGATGCGTAATATAGCATTACCTCAGGTCATTACATGTTTTCCTATTTCCTGTAGCAGTGATTTCAAGCCTTTTTCTGCCCAGGACACATCTACATTAACAAATGAAATTTCCAGAGTTTCTTTTGCCCTGTATatctgtcttaagaacataagaacataagaaattgccatgctgggtcagaccaagggtccatcaagcccagcatcctgtttccaacagaggccaaaaccaggccacaagaacctggcaattacccaaacactaagaagatcccatgctactgatgcaattaatagcagtggctattcctaagtaaaattgattaatagccattaatggacttctcctccaagaacttatccaaacctttttttaacccagctacactaactgcactaaccacctcctctggcaacaaattccagagctttattgtgcgttgagtgaaaaagaattttctccgattagtcttaaatgtgctacttgctaacttcatggaatgccccctagtccttctattattcgaaagtgaaaataaccgagacacatctactcgttcaagacctctcatgatcttaaagacctctatcatatccccccctcagccgtttcttctccaagctgaacagccctaacctcttcagcctttcctcatagggaagctgttccaacccctttatcattttggttgcccttctctgttccttctccatcgcaactatatcttttttgagatgcggcgaccagaattgtacacagtattcaaggtgtggtctcaccatggtgcgatatagaggcattatgacattttccgttctattaaccattcccttcctaataattcctaacattctatttgcttttttgactgctgcagcacactgagctgacgattttaaagtattatccactatgatgcctagatctttttcctgggtggtagctcctaatatggaacctagcatcgtataactacagcaatggttatttttccctatatgcaacacctttcacttgtccacattaaatttcatctgccatttggatgcccaatcttcaagtcttgcaaggtcctcctgcaatgtatcacagtctgcttgtgatttaactactctgaataattttgtatcaactgcaaatttgataacctcactcgtcgtattcctttccagatcatttatatatatattgaaaagcaccggtccaagtacagatccctgaggcactccactgtttacccttttccactgagaaaattgaccatttaatcctactctctgtttcctgtcttttaaccagcttgtaatccacgaaaggacattgcctcctatcccatgactttttagttttcgtagaagcctctcatgagggactttgtcaaacaccttctgaaaatccaaaatcttGATTATATTATAAGTTTTGCTGAGCAGAGAGAGACTTTTGTATGTGTATTTGGGCAGCGCTGCATATGTCAAGTGGTTATAAAAGTGATTAGTAGTAATAACTGACCCTTTTCTTTTAACACttattatatatgtgtgtgttccACAAACATGAATGTAATACCCACATGTTCCATAGAAATGTGGAGCTCAAAACCGACACCTCTCTTTTTTGAGACTAGAACTCTAAGGGCCATGTTTATCAAAGACTTTTCCCTTAGTTACCAGATGCGAGGGAATCTTTGATACATTATTTCGTAAAAGCATAATAATGCTGTGGGatgcaatatatttttttcaaaatcatcacAGAATATCCTAATGTTAATGAATCATCTGGTCACCTTAATCTAACATTTATCTCAGaagtacttggctttcagaaaatatatttattgagcAGCTGTGCACTCTTTTTACATTGTGAATGTAGGAATTGTCCTACTTCTTCTGAGTGAAATCCGATATATATAGAAACTAGGTATAGGCAATTTAGTAAGAGAGAAAACAACAAATTCCCTTGCTAACCACTTTTACTGTGCTTATTTATATGTATTGCATATTTGCAGGGCATTATTAAAAGGGATGAAATAGTATTCACAACTGCCAGAAGCCGCAAGATTCCCATCTTGATGGTGACATCTGGAGGCTATCAGAAGAGGACAGCACGGATAATTGCTGATTCCATCCTTAATTTACACAACCTGGGGCTTATTGACAAGAACCTTACAGCCATTGAAGCTGAGAACCCCAAGATGGAACTGATGATTAAAGAGTGTATTTCTGATTTGACTGACCTATCGTTGTAGTTAGAGGATCCTATATTatactatattttaaaaagaaacttaaccTATTGTGTGTGTGAAACTACAGTAGAAGTGGGGAAGCTCTTTGTATCAAAGTTAATGTAACTTGAAGTACTACATAGAAAATGTTtatttgtggtaaaaaaaaaaaaaagagaacaggtACTTACAGTATAAGCAAATAGATGTTTTTGGAATGAATGCAAAGCTATAATTCTGCTAAGAGGCTCTGCTGGTTTTGTTAGAGTAGTCAAAGCTCGAATCAGCTCACACTGTCTCAATGTATAGGAAAGGTCTACAGCATTGCCTCAAGCCCTGAATCCTTCCTGTTAGAATTAGTGAATGCCACCTTGGGTGGTGCAGCTTGTCTTCCACATCATTGTCCTGTGCCATCAACTTCGGTATAAGACTGATAACGTTGTATAGAATGGGTCCACAGTCGCGGATGATGTGCTTCTAGTGGCATAGACATTAACACCTCATTTAAAAGGGATCCCAATGCACCTtgtaatatttcaaaaaacataTTACAGCCACCCCTGGATTAGAAAGTTTCATTATACTGGTTTTGGTGTATCATTTATATTGCATCTTCCAAATGAAAGAGGAAAGTAGGAACAATGTTTTGATTACAAGTACATAATtacccttaaataaataagcacagtGAGATATAGTGATTTGACCATGGAGAGTCAGTCAGAAAATAGAATTTAAACTTGAACAGTAAGAATTCTTCTCATTCGTAGATCCTAGTGTAATCACTTAGAATGCACCTCATCTTCTAGGAGAAGGCTTTGTAAATCTGGATTCTGTAATGCATTCAGAAATGTGTGCCATACAGCTGCACCACACAACAGAAAATATATATTGATATGTAATACCTGCATAACTGGCCAACTGCCAGTTCCTTTTATGCTGCAGTATTGCAAGAAGCTCTACCCATTTCTTCTGCTTTTAGCTAGATCTTTGTCTTAATGTCTAACCTAAAAGATAATTGGTTGCTTTCTTTCTGCCCCCAAGGAGCTTCCAATTGACCTTTGAACCCAAGGAGGTTATGTGATCTATTGAATGGCACACTGAGGGATTCCACAGGTAGCGGAATCAAACAGCGCACTCTAGGTTCATAGATTACCCCACACCGCCTGCTTAAAAAGTGCAACATCCTTTGAGTAAGAGCTATTGTATTCGTATCGGCACCCAAATGTTTACACACATGCTACAAATTTCTGTATAGACAGCTTAATTGAAGTTTCTTTAGTCTATTGAATGTGAAAAAATGCCATCTTATCCTGTGTGGAATAGAGGTAGATTGTCATGCCTATTTTTAGACTAATGTGAAATTTAGCCAAAGATGATGATGTACATGAACTTTCATGATCATTTAGGTACCGTCTACAGATGTGATATTTTATGTTGAATAATTTTCATAACCTGCAAAGTATCCTGTTTTCTCAAAGGCCAATATGGCTTCTAAACATTCTGCACTAGCAAGGGCAGTTGCCTATAAGCGTTTTGTCTTGGTATTTACTAAAACAGTTTAAAATACTCAGCAAACATTTCTTAGAGTGGTAAGTATGTTTTTAACTGGTACA
This genomic interval from Rhinatrema bivittatum chromosome 4, aRhiBiv1.1, whole genome shotgun sequence contains the following:
- the HDAC11 gene encoding histone deacetylase 11 isoform X2 gives rise to the protein MGLEKLHPFDAGKWGKVIHFLKEEKLIADDTIVVAQEATEEDLLVIHTRRYLNKLKWSFVVATITEIPPVLFLPNFFVQRKVLKPLRTQTGGTIMAGKLAMDRGWAINVGGGFHHCSSDKGGGFCAYADISLAIQFLFERVEGVSKATIIDLDAHQGNGHERDFMNDNRVYIMDVYNRYIYPGDGFAKRAIKRKIELDWGTEDSEYLRKVEVHVEGALNEMRPDIIIYNAGTDVLDGDPLGGLAISPQGIIKRDEIVFTTARSRKIPILMVTSGGYQKRTARIIADSILNLHNLGLIDKNLTAIEAENPKMELMIKECISDLTDLSL